In one window of Acidovorax sp. HDW3 DNA:
- a CDS encoding ParB/RepB/Spo0J family partition protein — MVTKKPKGLGLGLEALLGPKVQPLQEQAQAAQAGLPSSLPLAQLVPGMYQPRTRMDEGALYELAESIKAQGVMQPILVRPLAEGEHAGKYEIIAGERRFRASRLAGLEQVPVLVRNVPNEAAAAMALIENIQREDLNPLEEAQGLQRLVREFGLTHEQAAQAVGRSRSAASNLLRLLNLAEPVQTMLMAGDLDMGHARALLTLDRAAQITAGNQIAAKKLSVREAEGLVKKLGQATAAPKKAAQKSGDLRRVEEELADLLMAEVEVRVKKRTKRAGRVEEMGELAISFGSLDELNGLIERLRGDAH; from the coding sequence GTCACAAAAAAACCAAAAGGCCTGGGCCTGGGCCTGGAAGCCCTGCTCGGCCCCAAGGTGCAACCCCTGCAAGAGCAGGCGCAGGCGGCGCAGGCCGGCCTGCCCAGCAGCCTGCCGCTGGCGCAGCTGGTGCCCGGCATGTACCAGCCGCGCACGCGCATGGACGAGGGCGCGCTCTACGAGCTGGCCGAGTCGATCAAGGCGCAGGGCGTGATGCAGCCCATCCTGGTGCGCCCGCTGGCCGAGGGCGAACATGCCGGCAAGTACGAAATCATTGCGGGCGAACGGCGCTTTCGGGCCTCGCGCCTGGCTGGGCTGGAGCAGGTGCCGGTGCTGGTGCGCAACGTGCCCAACGAAGCCGCCGCCGCCATGGCGCTGATCGAGAACATCCAGCGCGAGGACTTGAACCCGCTCGAAGAAGCGCAGGGCCTGCAGCGCCTGGTGCGTGAATTTGGCCTCACGCACGAGCAGGCGGCGCAGGCCGTTGGCCGCTCGCGCAGCGCGGCGAGCAATCTGCTGCGCCTCTTGAACCTGGCCGAGCCGGTGCAGACCATGCTCATGGCGGGCGACTTGGACATGGGCCACGCGCGCGCGCTGCTCACGCTTGACCGCGCGGCGCAGATCACGGCGGGCAACCAGATTGCTGCCAAAAAACTCTCGGTGCGCGAGGCCGAGGGCCTGGTCAAAAAACTCGGCCAGGCAACAGCGGCGCCGAAGAAGGCGGCGCAAAAATCGGGCGACCTGCGCCGGGTGGAAGAAGAGCTGGCCGACCTGCTCATGGCCGAGGTTGAAGTGCGGGTGAAAAAACGCACCAAGCGCGCCGGCCGCGTCGAGGAAATGGGCGAGCTGGCCATTTCCTTTGGCTCGCTTGACGAACTCAACGGCCTGATCGAGCGCCTGCGCGGCGACGCGCACTAA